One Defluviitoga tunisiensis genomic window carries:
- the tpiA gene encoding triose-phosphate isomerase → MNKTNTQAAQFTSKLIGTIGNKSKFDVILCPPYTALEKVSDIVSGSKIKVGAQNVFYEDKGAFTGEISTDMLLDLNVQYVIIGHSERRHLFGESDELINKKLKKVLKTELVPILCIGEKLEEREKGLTFNVVERQIKEAFFGLTYEEVSRIVLAYEPVWAIGTGKVASPEQAQEVHEFIRTLLKDLFDESLAESMTILYGGSIKANNFLGLFLKSDIDGGLVGGASLSEEFIELTRVMEQIIE, encoded by the coding sequence ATGAATAAAACCAATACTCAAGCAGCACAATTTACTTCAAAATTGATCGGAACAATCGGTAATAAAAGTAAATTTGATGTTATTCTTTGTCCTCCGTATACTGCTTTAGAAAAAGTTTCTGATATTGTAAGTGGTTCAAAAATTAAAGTTGGCGCTCAAAATGTTTTTTATGAGGATAAAGGTGCGTTTACCGGTGAAATTTCTACTGATATGTTATTAGATTTAAACGTTCAATACGTAATTATAGGTCATTCAGAGAGAAGACATCTTTTTGGTGAAAGTGATGAACTTATCAACAAAAAGTTAAAAAAGGTTCTTAAAACTGAACTAGTACCTATTTTATGTATTGGAGAAAAACTTGAAGAACGAGAAAAAGGTCTCACCTTCAATGTTGTTGAAAGACAGATCAAAGAAGCTTTTTTTGGGTTAACTTACGAAGAAGTTTCACGCATTGTTCTAGCATATGAACCAGTTTGGGCGATTGGTACGGGTAAGGTTGCATCTCCTGAACAAGCTCAAGAGGTACATGAATTCATCAGAACTTTGCTTAAAGATCTATTTGATGAAAGTTTAGCGGAAAGCATGACTATTTTGTATGGTGGAAGTATTAAGGCTAATAACTTTTTGGGTCTTTTCTTAAAGTCAGACATTGATGGTGGATTAGTTGGAGGAGCTTCTTTGAGTGAGGAATTTATTGAGTTAACAAGAGTTATGGAACAAATAATTGAATAA
- a CDS encoding GNAT family N-acetyltransferase, with the protein MYEFKPLNEVSISILVNLVNEVFKDYVVPVRWTYDSFTMDIKENSISLGDSFLVFSDEKPVGFCVISIRNRIGRIDSIGVLEEFRGKGLASQMLFRVVENLKWKDIDTIILEVVELDKRSVRFYEKHGFRLKRNLYSYLKRKNQRAQNSFSFIYESTTSDNIYDLAQVAKLKFKRDPNWQRDPMTLKLSDNRYIYEVILNEEGNRIGYIVWGLNEDNVFIVDIAPIDDSSNFFDIVRDATSKLFQIKDEIIVISVPEDDPLNSALIDNKYIPFIKQLEMERKLH; encoded by the coding sequence ATGTATGAATTTAAACCATTAAATGAAGTGTCTATTTCTATCTTGGTTAATCTGGTAAATGAAGTTTTTAAAGATTATGTGGTTCCCGTTAGATGGACTTATGATAGTTTTACTATGGACATAAAAGAAAACTCCATTTCTTTAGGGGATTCTTTTTTAGTTTTCAGTGATGAAAAACCGGTTGGATTTTGCGTTATTTCTATAAGAAATAGGATAGGGAGAATTGATTCTATAGGCGTCTTGGAAGAATTTAGAGGAAAAGGTCTAGCTTCCCAAATGCTTTTTAGAGTTGTAGAAAACCTAAAATGGAAGGATATTGATACTATAATATTAGAAGTTGTAGAATTAGATAAAAGATCGGTAAGGTTCTATGAAAAGCATGGATTCAGATTAAAGAGAAACCTATATTCTTACCTTAAAAGGAAAAATCAAAGAGCACAAAATTCTTTTTCTTTTATATATGAATCTACAACATCAGATAATATTTATGATTTAGCTCAAGTTGCAAAATTAAAATTTAAAAGAGATCCCAATTGGCAGAGAGACCCAATGACATTAAAGCTTAGTGACAATAGGTACATATATGAGGTAATACTAAATGAAGAAGGAAATAGGATAGGATATATTGTTTGGGGTTTAAATGAAGATAATGTTTTTATTGTAGATATTGCTCCAATAGATGACAGTAGCAATTTTTTTGATATTGTAAGAGATGCAACCTCAAAATTATTTCAAATAAAAGATGAAATAATTGTAATTTCAGTTCCAGAAGATGATCCCTTAAATAGTGCGTTGATAGATAATAAATATATCCCCTTTATTAAGCAATTAGAAATGGAAAGAAAATTACATTAA
- a CDS encoding QueT transporter family protein: protein MEAKKISKRIVRAALISALYVVLCLVFQPISFGPIQVRIAEAFTLLPYLDPAFIPGLYVGALLANIIGGLGAWDIWLGSLFTLIAAIITWKMPNKYLTPLPPIFINAFGVSLYVAPLYNFPYLLSVIWIAIGEAIATFAIGLPILRLFEKNIYKNDN from the coding sequence TTGGAGGCGAAAAAAATATCTAAAAGGATAGTTAGAGCTGCTTTGATATCCGCATTGTACGTGGTTTTATGTCTTGTTTTTCAGCCAATTAGTTTCGGACCTATACAAGTTAGAATTGCAGAAGCTTTCACTTTATTACCCTATTTAGATCCTGCTTTTATTCCTGGATTATATGTGGGAGCGCTACTTGCAAATATAATTGGAGGGTTAGGAGCTTGGGACATATGGTTGGGTAGCCTTTTTACTTTGATAGCAGCTATAATTACGTGGAAAATGCCAAATAAATATTTGACACCTCTTCCTCCTATATTTATTAATGCATTTGGAGTTTCTTTATATGTGGCGCCACTGTATAATTTTCCATATTTGTTATCAGTAATATGGATTGCAATTGGAGAAGCTATAGCTACTTTTGCAATTGGGTTACCTATTTTAAGATTATTTGAAAAAAATATTTATAAAAATGATAATTAA
- a CDS encoding pyruvate carboxylase subunit B, producing MKKKPFIVDTTLRDGQQSLIATRLKLEDFKDQLEDFDKVGFYSMEVWGGATYDSCIRYLDEDPWERLKIIKNKLQNTQIQMLLRGQNLVGYKNYADDVVELFINKVADYGMDIIRVFDALNDIRNLDKSIEVAKKRKIHVQGAICYTVSPVHTLDFYLNYAKELIDRGVDSIVIKDMAGLLTPKVSYNLVKELKQRFNISINIHSHATTGLASMTYYAAIEAGADIIDLALSPFANGTSEPAVEPFQHAFDLDLNWKQIILLVDYLWTVREKYKEFDVKMNSIDAKILDAQIPGGMLSNLMSQLKSQKAENKIQEVLKEVPIVRKDLGYPPLVTPTSQIVGVQATLNVLTGKRYSMITNEVKNYLRGFYGKPPAPVNQELYEKALGTIKPIDYRPADEIPPELDRAKKEIGLLANTDEDLLTYVLFREVGRQFLIKKYEKNLKVDFNIVNSFKNEDVVIYPI from the coding sequence TTGAAAAAAAAACCTTTTATAGTTGATACAACATTAAGAGATGGTCAGCAATCTTTGATAGCGACAAGATTAAAATTAGAAGACTTTAAAGATCAATTGGAAGATTTTGATAAAGTAGGTTTTTATTCAATGGAAGTTTGGGGTGGAGCGACATATGATTCTTGTATTAGATATCTAGATGAAGACCCATGGGAAAGATTAAAGATAATAAAAAACAAACTTCAAAATACTCAGATACAAATGCTTTTAAGAGGACAGAATTTAGTTGGATATAAAAATTATGCAGATGATGTTGTAGAGCTGTTTATAAATAAAGTTGCAGATTATGGAATGGATATAATAAGAGTTTTTGATGCGTTGAACGATATCAGAAATTTAGATAAATCTATAGAAGTCGCTAAAAAAAGAAAAATACATGTTCAAGGAGCAATTTGTTATACTGTAAGTCCAGTTCATACATTGGATTTTTATTTAAATTACGCTAAAGAATTAATTGATAGAGGCGTAGATTCTATAGTAATTAAAGATATGGCAGGACTTCTTACTCCAAAAGTATCTTATAACCTAGTTAAAGAACTAAAACAGAGGTTTAATATATCTATTAATATTCATTCACATGCTACTACTGGGCTTGCCTCCATGACTTATTATGCGGCAATAGAGGCAGGGGCGGATATAATAGATTTAGCTCTTAGTCCTTTTGCTAATGGTACGTCAGAACCTGCTGTTGAGCCTTTTCAGCACGCTTTTGATTTAGATTTAAATTGGAAACAAATAATACTGCTTGTAGATTATTTATGGACAGTAAGAGAAAAGTATAAAGAATTTGACGTTAAGATGAATTCTATAGATGCAAAGATATTAGATGCGCAAATTCCAGGAGGTATGTTGTCAAACCTTATGTCACAATTGAAGTCTCAAAAAGCAGAAAACAAAATACAAGAAGTATTAAAAGAAGTACCAATTGTTAGAAAAGATCTAGGCTATCCACCTCTTGTTACACCTACTAGCCAAATAGTAGGTGTTCAAGCAACTTTAAATGTTTTGACTGGAAAAAGGTATTCTATGATAACCAATGAGGTGAAAAATTATTTAAGAGGTTTTTATGGAAAACCACCGGCTCCTGTTAATCAAGAGTTATATGAAAAAGCTTTGGGTACTATTAAACCTATAGATTACAGGCCAGCAGATGAGATTCCTCCAGAGTTAGACAGAGCGAAAAAAGAAATTGGATTGTTAGCTAATACTGATGAAGATTTGTTAACCTATGTTTTATTTAGAGAGGTAGGAAGACAATTTTTAATTAAGAAATATGAAAAAAATCTAAAAGTAGACTTTAACATAGTTAATTCGTTCAAGAACGAAGACGTAGTCATATATCCAATATAA
- a CDS encoding sugar ABC transporter substrate-binding protein codes for MKKGLILSLILVLGITFVFSATLTVWCSEKQVDFINRIGQEFTRDTGVNVVVQMVTFGDIKSKFLTAAQAGEGPDIIVGAHDWVGELVINGLLEPIPFSAIELDKFAESAIQGFTYQGKLYGVPYATEAVALFYNRDYVSDDEVPTNISDLKELAKEFTTSETLGFAVTANDFYHVYGFFTGFGGYVFGYDPKTGYNVSDIGLNNEGSIKAGNLLKSFFDEGIMPQGINYNIMDSMFMDGLAAMIINGPWAVKAYLDAGIDFGVIPLTKLEVEPGKTMKPFVGVQGLMINSRSANKAFAMEFVINYLATSEGIYEFYIADPRLPSRQDVTQIIDEQGGPVPTEIVAAFTESAAGGEPMPNIPEMAGVWQPMADALNNIINGTQTPEAALNDAVSKIKASIK; via the coding sequence ATGAAAAAAGGGTTAATTTTATCCTTGATTTTGGTATTAGGAATCACGTTTGTATTTTCCGCAACACTAACTGTATGGTGTTCTGAAAAGCAAGTTGACTTTATCAACAGGATTGGTCAGGAATTTACTAGAGATACTGGAGTTAACGTTGTAGTACAAATGGTAACATTTGGTGATATTAAATCTAAATTCCTTACAGCTGCACAAGCCGGAGAAGGACCTGATATAATAGTAGGTGCACATGATTGGGTAGGAGAACTTGTAATAAACGGTTTGCTAGAACCAATTCCATTTTCAGCTATCGAGTTGGATAAATTTGCAGAATCTGCTATCCAAGGATTCACTTACCAAGGAAAATTGTATGGTGTTCCTTATGCAACTGAGGCTGTTGCATTGTTTTATAATCGAGATTATGTTAGTGATGACGAAGTACCAACAAATATCTCTGATTTAAAAGAACTAGCTAAAGAATTTACTACTAGTGAAACATTAGGATTTGCAGTTACTGCAAATGATTTTTATCATGTTTACGGTTTCTTTACAGGATTTGGCGGTTACGTTTTTGGTTATGACCCAAAAACTGGTTATAATGTCTCTGATATTGGATTAAACAATGAAGGATCTATTAAGGCTGGAAATCTTCTAAAGAGCTTTTTTGATGAAGGTATTATGCCACAAGGTATAAATTATAATATTATGGATTCTATGTTCATGGATGGATTAGCTGCAATGATTATAAATGGTCCTTGGGCAGTAAAAGCTTATCTTGATGCTGGTATAGATTTTGGCGTTATTCCTTTAACAAAATTAGAAGTTGAACCAGGTAAAACAATGAAACCTTTTGTAGGAGTTCAAGGGTTGATGATTAATTCTAGATCTGCTAATAAGGCGTTTGCAATGGAGTTTGTTATTAATTATCTTGCTACATCTGAAGGAATATATGAATTTTACATTGCAGATCCTAGATTGCCTTCAAGACAAGATGTTACTCAAATTATTGACGAACAAGGTGGACCTGTTCCTACTGAAATAGTTGCAGCATTTACAGAAAGTGCAGCTGGTGGAGAACCAATGCCGAACATTCCTGAAATGGCTGGGGTATGGCAACCAATGGCTGATGCTTTAAACAATATTATAAATGGAACTCAAACACCTGAAGCTGCGCTTAATGATGCCGTTTCAAAGATAAAAGCGAGCATTAAATAA
- a CDS encoding ABC transporter permease subunit, with amino-acid sequence MKVFKNILIWLFIGVLNALLLWAIILLFTLANYGLGIVISVFLVITDWAIFSSKAYPYRYTLPALFFLFILTIYPIYYTIDTAFTNYGTGHLFTRTNAIDTLLTDSSYYYEPSDPKTLDFKVFVRYDEQYKPTEDFILLLYDQEDMYLAEKPLIRQWDSKNNLIYAESEMFKVQNDMVIKEGATYEIIRPSGSLSTAGGDSIIAIEKGDIRYTYFYSPLDSTTSSNSSFYNSVLRQNYLKSLVLKYENKNFKLSSSYVFRKFSEAYRVYETMVKVIIDGEREIYKTVVVNTLTNKELIEKDAAFWDYNENGNLYRLIGYKDYVGLNNFSKIIKDPRISGPFFKIFGWTFAYAALSVLFTFIIGLAFALILNDNRLKGRILYRTLLIIPWAIPAFISVLVWRNGFFNETYGVINRFVLANFGINPVKWLNDPFWAKVAVLIVNTWLGFPYMMTITLGSLQSIPEDLYEAAVIDGASRWKQFIKITFPLLMVSVAPLLVMSFAFNFNNFTNIYLLTGGGPAMAGTNTPAGSTDILISYVYKLAFEGSHGQDFGFASAISILIFGIIAIFSYFNFKFSGSFEEVSR; translated from the coding sequence ATGAAAGTCTTCAAAAATATTTTAATATGGCTTTTTATTGGTGTTTTGAATGCTCTTTTGCTTTGGGCGATAATTCTTTTATTTACGCTTGCTAATTATGGTTTAGGAATTGTTATATCTGTTTTTCTTGTTATTACAGATTGGGCAATATTTTCTTCTAAAGCTTATCCATATAGGTATACCTTACCAGCTTTGTTCTTTTTATTTATACTAACCATTTATCCCATTTATTATACTATTGATACAGCATTTACTAATTATGGGACTGGTCATTTATTTACTAGAACAAATGCAATAGATACACTACTAACAGATTCCAGTTATTATTACGAACCAAGCGATCCTAAGACTCTGGATTTTAAAGTGTTTGTTAGATATGATGAGCAATATAAACCTACAGAAGATTTTATTTTATTGTTATACGATCAAGAAGATATGTATTTAGCAGAAAAACCATTGATAAGGCAATGGGACTCAAAAAATAATTTAATATATGCTGAAAGTGAAATGTTTAAGGTACAGAACGATATGGTTATTAAAGAAGGAGCCACTTATGAAATTATTAGGCCATCTGGAAGTTTATCGACCGCTGGTGGTGATTCTATAATAGCTATTGAAAAGGGAGATATTAGGTATACTTACTTTTATTCACCATTAGATTCTACCACTTCTTCAAATTCATCTTTTTATAATTCTGTTTTGCGTCAAAATTATTTAAAATCCCTAGTTTTAAAGTATGAAAACAAAAATTTTAAACTTTCTAGTTCTTATGTTTTTAGAAAGTTTTCAGAGGCATATAGGGTATATGAAACGATGGTTAAAGTAATAATAGATGGAGAAAGAGAAATATACAAAACTGTGGTAGTAAATACATTAACAAATAAAGAATTGATAGAAAAAGATGCAGCATTTTGGGATTATAACGAAAATGGAAATTTATATAGATTGATTGGTTATAAGGATTATGTTGGGTTGAATAATTTTTCGAAGATAATTAAGGATCCAAGAATTTCTGGACCATTTTTTAAAATATTTGGTTGGACATTTGCTTATGCGGCTTTAAGTGTTTTATTTACGTTTATAATAGGATTAGCTTTTGCATTAATATTAAACGATAATAGATTGAAAGGTAGAATATTATATAGAACCTTGCTTATAATACCATGGGCCATTCCAGCATTTATATCCGTGTTAGTGTGGAGAAATGGTTTTTTTAATGAAACTTATGGTGTTATTAATCGATTTGTTCTTGCGAACTTTGGAATTAATCCTGTTAAATGGTTAAATGATCCTTTTTGGGCTAAAGTCGCTGTATTAATAGTTAATACTTGGCTAGGTTTTCCATATATGATGACTATTACCTTGGGCTCTTTACAGAGTATACCTGAGGATCTGTATGAGGCTGCAGTTATTGATGGAGCATCAAGATGGAAGCAATTTATAAAAATAACCTTTCCTTTGTTAATGGTTTCTGTTGCTCCTTTGTTGGTCATGAGTTTTGCATTTAATTTTAACAATTTTACAAACATATATCTACTTACAGGTGGAGGACCTGCAATGGCCGGTACAAATACACCTGCAGGATCTACAGATATTTTAATATCTTACGTGTATAAACTTGCCTTTGAAGGTTCTCATGGTCAAGACTTTGGATTTGCTTCCGCAATTTCAATTTTAATATTTGGTATTATAGCTATATTTAGTTATTTTAATTTCAAGTTTTCTGGTTCATTTGAAGAGGTGAGCAGATAA
- a CDS encoding sugar ABC transporter permease, with amino-acid sequence MAMIEKKNYWLRHLILIICVVIILFPLVWLISTSIRRDNAAFSPKLFSSRITLNNYKDLIIQKQNIPELVNELTSISSYIGDYSNITIEEAKKKSNKLLKDLDAYFLDTNKNLDSIEHLYGQIFSLYESQYKDQFYQNINTIRVEDYKKFEQEFTNLVTLAEELGIKVQYSNLQELIKQYFSQRESIISTLRNSNLNKNEEYYVDTLNMLLQIPLNTAVWRVKTYRKWVNEEPAVEPIAEEILSLGNMWKDIETEMNQLIESINVQVNYLFGEALQKISETESKVNTLDTHSSQIVSQQDTLKQNNKKIYTRLVAISDVYIMERDRIKSSFSILEKHNLENIQGKEPVFGEDLLFYETVKKFSTIIPDVYDNLKTIDEFIQNGFVDTLYFYSEVYRFLNDNFTKIYEIKDTTAISPVYKAIKSSTIKMSVSLDELLPLSQEYSRNTKELANLGIELFNLREEKTILESQLSELKKEYEELAINISKIESLPQILVLLEASSCEITDNFEATNYSTLMQSKYYPYYIPERNRYVVMNWYNSLVESKNKFDSGKEKLKALQNSLQTNIDIYKNNLEHYLSINYGGNIATITPLAEMQNYYNTQYGVASADISRAGRIVSDLSDKTSYSELKKMLRNVDKDLYLLQQDWSIKIRKPFMRWLLNSIVVAGIVSVLTVFMTSVAAYPFSRMRFVGREQGLYFLLIIQMFPGVMFMIAIYGILKFMGDSFGVLGLDTIMGLIFAYMGGVAYNMWLFKGYYDTIPDSLEESAMIDGATRFQTFWRIVIPLSLPVIAVVLILTFMNTFNEFVIARIILQSESNYTYAVGLQTFSTGPYETEWGLFTAASLLGAVPMVILFLSMQKWIIGGLTQGSVKG; translated from the coding sequence ATGGCCATGATTGAAAAAAAGAACTATTGGTTAAGACATCTAATTTTAATTATTTGTGTTGTAATAATATTGTTTCCTCTAGTTTGGTTAATATCCACATCAATTAGAAGAGATAATGCTGCTTTCTCTCCTAAGTTGTTTTCTAGTAGAATTACACTGAATAATTATAAAGATCTAATAATTCAGAAACAAAATATTCCAGAATTAGTAAATGAATTAACTTCTATAAGTTCGTATATAGGAGACTATAGCAATATTACTATTGAAGAAGCAAAAAAGAAATCAAATAAATTATTAAAGGATTTAGATGCCTACTTTTTAGACACAAATAAAAACTTAGATAGTATAGAGCATCTGTATGGACAAATTTTTTCTCTTTATGAGTCTCAGTATAAAGACCAATTTTATCAAAATATTAATACTATAAGGGTAGAAGATTATAAGAAATTTGAGCAAGAATTTACAAATTTAGTTACTCTTGCAGAAGAGTTGGGAATTAAGGTACAATATTCCAACTTACAAGAATTGATAAAGCAATATTTTTCTCAGAGGGAATCAATAATTTCTACTCTCAGAAATAGCAATTTAAATAAAAATGAAGAATATTATGTAGATACTCTCAATATGCTTTTACAAATACCGCTTAATACTGCTGTATGGAGAGTAAAAACTTACAGAAAATGGGTTAACGAAGAACCAGCAGTAGAACCAATTGCTGAAGAAATATTATCATTAGGAAATATGTGGAAAGATATAGAAACTGAAATGAATCAGTTAATAGAAAGTATTAATGTTCAAGTAAATTATTTGTTTGGAGAAGCCCTTCAAAAAATCTCTGAAACAGAAAGCAAAGTGAATACATTAGATACACATAGTTCTCAAATTGTATCCCAACAAGATACCTTAAAACAAAATAACAAGAAAATATATACAAGATTGGTTGCAATTTCAGATGTCTATATTATGGAGAGAGATAGAATAAAATCCTCTTTTTCTATTTTAGAAAAACATAATCTTGAAAATATTCAAGGTAAAGAACCTGTATTTGGGGAAGATCTGTTGTTTTATGAAACAGTAAAAAAGTTTTCAACCATTATTCCTGATGTATATGATAACTTAAAAACTATAGATGAATTTATTCAAAATGGTTTTGTAGATACTTTATATTTTTACAGTGAAGTCTACAGATTTTTAAATGACAATTTTACCAAAATATATGAGATAAAAGATACTACTGCAATCTCTCCGGTATATAAAGCTATTAAATCATCAACTATTAAAATGTCTGTGTCTCTAGATGAATTACTCCCATTATCCCAAGAGTATAGTAGAAATACAAAAGAATTAGCTAATTTAGGGATTGAGTTATTCAATTTACGAGAGGAAAAGACAATTCTAGAATCTCAATTATCTGAACTCAAAAAAGAATACGAAGAATTGGCTATTAACATCTCAAAAATAGAGTCTTTACCTCAAATATTAGTTTTATTAGAGGCTTCATCTTGCGAAATCACTGATAATTTTGAAGCCACTAATTATTCAACATTAATGCAATCAAAATATTATCCATATTATATACCAGAAAGAAATAGATATGTAGTTATGAATTGGTACAATAGTTTAGTCGAATCAAAGAATAAATTTGATTCTGGTAAAGAAAAGTTAAAAGCGCTTCAAAATAGCTTGCAAACAAACATCGATATATATAAGAATAATTTAGAACATTATCTATCTATAAATTATGGAGGAAACATAGCAACAATAACTCCATTAGCAGAAATGCAAAACTATTACAATACACAATATGGAGTTGCTTCTGCAGACATTTCAAGAGCCGGAAGAATAGTGAGTGATTTATCTGATAAAACTTCTTATAGTGAATTGAAGAAGATGCTAAGAAATGTAGATAAAGATTTATATTTATTGCAACAAGATTGGTCTATTAAAATAAGGAAGCCTTTCATGAGATGGTTACTCAATTCTATCGTTGTTGCTGGAATAGTCTCTGTTTTAACAGTTTTTATGACCTCGGTTGCAGCATACCCATTTTCTAGAATGAGATTTGTAGGTAGAGAACAAGGTTTATATTTCTTACTTATAATTCAAATGTTCCCAGGTGTCATGTTCATGATTGCAATATACGGTATATTAAAGTTCATGGGAGATAGTTTTGGCGTTTTAGGTCTAGACACTATTATGGGATTAATTTTTGCATATATGGGTGGAGTTGCCTATAATATGTGGTTATTTAAGGGATATTATGATACGATACCCGATTCTTTAGAAGAGTCTGCTATGATTGATGGAGCGACTAGATTTCAAACATTTTGGAGAATAGTTATTCCTTTGTCATTACCAGTAATTGCCGTAGTCTTAATTTTGACATTTATGAATACCTTCAACGAGTTTGTAATAGCGAGAATAATTTTACAAAGTGAGTCTAACTATACTTATGCTGTAGGTCTTCAAACTTTTTCAACCGGACCTTATGAAACTGAGTGGGGGCTATTTACAGCAGCGTCACTACTTGGTGCGGTTCCTATGGTAATTTTATTTTTATCAATGCAAAAGTGGATTATAGGCGGTTTGACTCAAGGTTCTGTAAAAGGTTAA
- a CDS encoding nucleoside kinase, with translation MYYTLQDTETGEIYEVPKEFRFIDLAKQYEKEKNKKVLYVKFNNDIKELFEKIEKDGFIQFCDITTNDGVRIYRRGLFFVFYIALKEINPDDKLYVNNTLNDAIYCELKSGIPTEEYLQLIENKMKEIVEKDYVFVKKTVDKFDAIEMFSNNGDEDKALLFKYRKKSTVNIYYVDKYFNYFYGYLPYSTGYLQKFKLHKVENGFVILHPTANQPEEIPNYQHSPKLFFTFEEYKNWLNIMEIETVGELNLLISQGSEKVRELIRISEALHEKKYAEIADEIVKRKKIRLITIAGPSSSGKTTSAKRIALHLKVHGLRPISISLDDFFLERDKTPRDEFGNYDFESINALDLDLFNKTMNDLIAGKEVMMPKFDFTSGRRTWYPKPLKIEKDQPIIIEGIHGLNEVLTSSIPRETKFKIYISSLTQMNLDSMNRIPTTDTRLIRRLVRDNHSRGYTAESTLKMWPAVVKGEQRNIFPFQEEADIMFNSHLVYELAVLKMFAEPLLLNIDNTVDEYTEAKRLLRFLDYFLPITEMEEIPRTSIIREFIGNSTFKY, from the coding sequence ATGTATTACACCTTACAAGATACTGAAACTGGAGAAATATATGAGGTTCCTAAAGAATTTAGATTCATTGATCTTGCTAAACAATACGAAAAAGAAAAGAATAAGAAAGTCTTGTATGTTAAATTCAACAACGACATAAAAGAACTTTTTGAAAAAATTGAAAAGGATGGTTTCATTCAATTTTGTGACATAACAACTAACGATGGAGTAAGAATATATAGAAGAGGTTTATTTTTCGTTTTTTATATTGCCTTGAAAGAAATTAATCCTGATGATAAGCTTTATGTTAATAATACTCTAAACGATGCTATATATTGTGAACTTAAAAGCGGTATACCTACTGAAGAATATTTGCAACTCATTGAGAATAAAATGAAAGAAATTGTTGAAAAAGATTATGTGTTTGTTAAGAAAACTGTTGATAAATTTGATGCTATAGAAATGTTTTCAAATAATGGTGATGAAGATAAAGCGCTTCTTTTTAAATACCGCAAAAAAAGTACCGTTAATATTTATTACGTTGACAAATATTTTAATTATTTTTATGGTTATTTACCTTATTCCACAGGATATTTACAAAAGTTTAAATTGCATAAGGTAGAAAATGGATTTGTGATACTTCATCCAACAGCAAATCAACCTGAAGAAATTCCAAATTATCAGCATTCTCCCAAATTATTTTTTACTTTTGAAGAATACAAAAACTGGTTGAATATTATGGAAATAGAAACCGTCGGCGAATTGAATTTATTGATTTCCCAAGGTTCAGAAAAGGTTAGAGAATTAATCAGGATTTCAGAAGCACTACATGAAAAAAAGTATGCTGAGATTGCTGATGAGATAGTTAAAAGAAAGAAAATTCGTCTTATAACCATTGCTGGTCCATCTTCTTCAGGTAAAACTACAAGCGCAAAAAGAATCGCGCTACATTTAAAAGTACATGGGTTGAGACCCATTTCTATCTCTTTAGATGACTTTTTTTTAGAAAGAGATAAAACACCTAGGGATGAATTTGGAAATTATGATTTTGAATCAATAAATGCTTTAGATTTAGATTTGTTTAATAAAACTATGAATGATTTAATAGCTGGAAAAGAAGTAATGATGCCAAAATTTGACTTTACTAGTGGAAGAAGAACATGGTATCCTAAACCCTTGAAAATAGAAAAAGATCAGCCCATAATTATTGAAGGAATTCATGGATTAAATGAAGTTTTAACTTCGTCTATACCTCGAGAAACTAAATTTAAAATATATATAAGTTCTTTAACTCAAATGAATTTGGATAGTATGAATAGAATTCCTACCACTGATACTAGATTAATTAGAAGATTGGTTAGAGACAATCATTCCAGAGGTTATACTGCCGAAAGCACTCTTAAAATGTGGCCAGCTGTTGTTAAAGGAGAACAACGAAACATTTTTCCTTTTCAAGAAGAAGCTGATATAATGTTCAATTCGCATCTTGTTTATGAACTGGCTGTTCTAAAGATGTTTGCTGAACCTTTATTACTTAATATTGATAACACTGTTGACGAATATACAGAAGCTAAAAGACTTTTGAGATTCCTTGATTATTTTCTTCCCATAACTGAAATGGAAGAAATTCCTCGTACTTCAATTATTAGAGAATTTATAGGTAATAGTACATTTAAATATTAA